From the Osmerus eperlanus chromosome 19, fOsmEpe2.1, whole genome shotgun sequence genome, one window contains:
- the msna gene encoding moesin a, translating to MPKTISVRVTTMDAELEFAIQPNTTGKQLFDQVVKTIGLREVWFFGLQYQDTKGFSTWLKLNKKVTAQDVRKESPLLFKFRAKFFPEDVSEELIQEATQRLFFLQVKEGILNDDIYCPPETAVLLASYAVQAKYADYSPDSHNPGYLSGDKLLPQRVLDQHKLNKEQWEERIQVWHEEHKGMLREDSMMEYLKIAQDLEMYGVNYFSIKNKKGSELWLGVDALGLNIYEQNDKMTPKIGFPWSEIRNISFNDKKFVIKPIDKKAPDFVFYAPRLRINKRILALCMGNHELYMRRRKPDTIEVQQMKAQAREEKNHKKMERALLENEKKKREAAEKEKEKIEKEKEELMERLKQIEEQTKKAQQELEEQTRRALELDLERKRAQEEAERLEKERRTAEEAKSALLQQSENQMKNQEHLATELAELTSKISLLEDAKQRKEDEATQWQQKATMVQEDLEKTKEELKSRVMASHVQEAVQAEDEHDENDESSAEASADFASAGTYKDRSEEERMTEADKNERVQKHLQALSSELANARDETKKTQNDLIHADNVRAGRDKYKTLRQIRSGNTKQRIDEFECM from the exons ATGCCGAAAACG ATAAGTGTGAGAGTCACCACGATGGACGCTGAGCTGGAGTTTGCCATCCAGCCCAACACCACGGGGAAACAGCTGTTTGACCAG gtggTGAAGACCATTGGACTGCGCGAGGTGTGGTTCTTCGGGCTGCAGTACCAGGACACCAAGGGCTTTTCCACGTGGCTTAAGCTCAATAAGAAG gtgaCGGCCCAGGACGTGAGGAAGGAGAGCCCGCTGCTCTTCAAGTTCCGGGCCAAGTTCTTCCCCGAGGACGTTTCAGAGGAGCTCATCCAGGAGGCTACACAGAGACTGTTCTTCctgcag GTGAAGGAGGGCATCCTGAATGACGACATCTACTGCCCCCCGGAGACCGCAGTGCTCCTGGCCTCCTACGCCGTGCAGGCCAAGTACGCCGACTACAGCCCGGACTCCCACAACCCCGGGTACCTGTCTGGAGACAAGCTGCTCCCCCAGAG agtccTAGACCAGCACAAGCTGAACAAGGAGCAGTGGGAGGAACGCATCCAGGTGTGGCACGAGGAGCACAAGGGCATgctcag AGAGGACTCCATGATGGAGTACCTGAAGATCGCCCAGGACCTGGAGATGTACGGGGTCAACTACTTCAGCATCAAGAACAAGAAGGGCTCTGAGTTGTGGCTGGGAGTGGACGCTCTGGGCCTGAACATCTACGAACAGAACGACAA aATGACCCCTAAAATCGGATTCCCTTGGAGCGAAATCAGAAATATTTCCTTTAACGACAAGAAGTTCGTCATTAAACCCATCGACAAGAAAGCACCA GATTTTGTGTTCTACGCTCCAAGACTGCGCATTAACAAGAGAATCCTGGCTCTGTGCATGGGCAACCATGAGCTGTACATGCGCCGCCGCAAACCCGACACCATCGAGGTGCAGCAGATGAAAGCCCAGGCACGAGAGGAGAAGAACCACAAGAAGATGGAGAG GGCTCTGCTGGAGaacgagaagaagaagagagaggcggccgagaaggaaaaggaaaagattgagaaggaaaaggaggagtTGATGGAGAGATTAAAACAAATTGAAGAGCAAACTAAAAAAGCCCAACAAG agctggaggagcagacTCGCAGGGCTCTGGAGCTGGACCTGGAGAGGAAGCGGGCTCAGGAGGAGGCCGAGCGCCTGGAGAAGGAGCGCCGAACGGCGGAGGAGGCCAAGAGCGCCCTGCTGCAACAGTCTGAGAACCAGATGAAGAACCAGGAGCATCTG GCAACAGAGCTGGCTGAGCTCACCTCCAAGATCTCCCTGCTGGAGGACGCCAAGCAGAGAAAGGAGGATGAGGCTACGCAGTGGCAACAGAAG GCCACCATGGTGCAGGAAGACCTGGAGAAGACCAAGGAGGAGCTGAAGAGCAGGGTGATGGCGTCCCACGTTCAGGAGGCCGTGCAGGCGGAGGACGAGCACGACGAGAACGACGAGAGCAGCGCCGAGGCCAGCGCCGACTTTGCCTCCGCCGGCACCTACAAGGACCGCAGCGAGGAGGAGCGCATGACCGAGGCCGACAAGAACGAGCGCGTGCAGAAACATCTGCAG GCGCTGAGCTCAGAGCTGGCTAACGCTCGGGACGAGACCAAGAAGACCCAGAACGACCTCATCCACGCCGACAACGTGCGGGCGGGGAGAGACAAGTACAAGACTCTGCGGCAGATCCGCTCGGGCAACACCAAGCAGCGCATCGATGAGTTTGAGTGTATGTAA
- the zc3h12b gene encoding probable ribonuclease ZC3H12B has product MVLELTVPASAGPLLYRSVSYIERVFRVRVNHRSAVSSCNGATASTSSIVISVEEGEEDDCTKAKDYIVSLTSPAHRKREHLTLTLHKQLQLLKSTIEYESQAVVEAKEHVVEISGGEANVMTAWSMVERLKMETCPCREENSGLREAQHASGESEEGSSSESESEQQLQLQVSGGICCRRREPFVTNKPHRQLCRSPCLDRPSFSQSSTLQDPRTEEAKVGAVFRPASDREYQTKMEFALKLGYSGEQVETVLNKLGASALINDVLAELVRLGNKEEPDSQAGSGTASSVSRGGAGPKEAVSPEASLEDESVDTYDNLRPIVIDGSNVAMSHGNKEVFSCRGIQLAVEWFLEKGHKDITVFVPAWRKEQSRPDAPITDQDILRKLEKEKILVFTPSRRVQGRRVVCYDDRFIVKLACDSDGIIVSNDNYRDLQNEKPEWKKFIEERLLMYSFVNDKFMPPDDPLGRHGPSLENFLRKRPVVPEHKKQPCPYGKKCTYGHKCKYYHPERASQPQRSVADELRAFAKLSAVKTMSEGALAKCGTGPATSKGDFGSEAKRVAPKRQSDPSIRSVACEPDERLSAVRKPEANSVPSLVSALSVPTMQPAKSHAAGALNTRSASSPVPGSLQFTHSSLEHMSSVQYPPILVTNSHGASVTYSEQFPKYDSVSDHGYYSMLSDFSNMSMSSMHNVDSFCSMEHEHGAYQRPPGHRAESCLSHSTSDSFSSYGDLYMSSVDSSLDDSVKGQQQSPAQSRLQAFSHGFHHDTLTRVQSYGPEEPKQGPRKQSISHLAPHTQHPVVGARSSCPGDYPLPQNTLPSSSSQPGRSLGMTRMDSISDSRLYESNPMRQRRPAPGLRRPPLCREQHASWDPLPCGESYGYHSFPLSNSLMQPCCEKVMVRSMPDKMEQIWRSPWENPLPHEHQERHIIPEHQYQTYRNLCNIFPAYVVHSVMEKNPHLTDPQQLAAVIVTKLRSRH; this is encoded by the exons ATGGTTTTGGAGCTCACAGTGCCCGCTAGTGCAGGCCCCTTGCTTTACCGCTCCGTTTCGTACATTGAGCGAGTTTTCCGGGTGAGGGTTAACCACAGATCCGCCGTGTCAAGCTGCAACGGCGCAACTGCTAGCACCAGCAGCATAGTTATCTCTGTCGAAGAGGGTGAAGAAGATGACTGCACCAAGGCAAAG GATTACATAGTATCGCTGACCTCACCAGCTCACAGGAAGAGGGAACATCTAACACTGACTTTACATAAACAGCTTCAGCTGCTCAAGTCAACCATCGAGTATGAGTCTCAGGCCGTAGTGGAGGCGAAGGAGCATGTGGTGGAGATCTCAGGGGGGGAGGCTAACGTGATGACAGCATGGTCCATGGTGGAGAGGCTCAAAATGGAGACGTGCCCTTGCAGGGAGGAGAACAGCGGGCTGAGGGAAGCCCAGCATGCTAGCGGCGAGTCCGAGGAGGGCAGCAGCTCTGAGAGCGAGTCAGAACAGCAGCTGCAGCTGCAGGTGAGCGGTGGCAtctgctgcaggaggagggaacCGTTCGTCACCAACAAGCCCCACCGCCAGCTCTGTCGCTCCCCCTGCCTGGACCGGCCCAGCTTCTCCCAGAGCAGCACCCTGCAGGACCCCCGCACGGAGGAGGCCAAGGTGGGGGCGGTCTTCAGGCCCGCCAGCGACCGGGAGTACCAGACCAAGATGGAGTTCGCCTTGAAGCTGGGCTACTCCGGGGAACAGGTAGAGACCGTCCTGAACAAGCTGGGGGCGTCCGCCCTCATAAACGATGTCCTGGCTGAGCTGGTTAGACTGGGGAACAAGGAGGAGCCGGACAGCCAGGCCGGCAGTGGCACGGCCTCCTCCGTGTCTCGGGGGGGCGCGGGCCCCAAGGAGGCCGTCAGCCCTGAGGCCTCCCTGGAGGACGAGTCGGTGGACACCTACGACAACCTCCGACCCATCGTCATAGACGGCTCCAACGTGGCGATGAG cCATGGAAACAAAGAGGTTTTTTCCTGCCGTGGCATCCAGTTGGCTGTGGAATGGTTTCTGGAGAAGGGACACAAAGACATCACAGTATTTGTCCCTGCCTGGAGGAAAGAGCAGTCAAGGCCTGATGCCCCCATAACAG ATCAAGACATTTTGCGAaagctggagaaagagaagattcTGGTTTTCACTCCATCAAGGCGTGTCCAGGGAAGAAGAGTGGTGTGCTACGACGATCGCTTCATAGTGAAGCTGGCCTGTGACTCTGATGGCATTATTGTGTCAAATGACAACTACAGGGACTTGCAGAACGAGAAGCCAGAGTGGAAGAAATTCATAGAGGAGCGGTTGCTAATGTACTCGTTTGTCAACGACAA ATTCATGCCTCCTGATGATCCGTTGGGAAGACACGGACCCAGCTTAGAGAATTTCCTCCGCAAGCGGCCTGTTGTCCCGGAGCACAAAAAGCAACCTTGTCCATACG GGAAGAAGTGCACCTATGGCCACAAATGCAAGTACTACCACCCAGAGCGAGCCAGCCAGCCGCAGAGATCGGTGGCAGATGAACTGCGGGCGTTTGCCAAGCTGTCTGCCGTTAAGACAATGAGCGAAGGGGCTCTGGCCAAGTGTGGCACCGGCCCAGCGACCAGCAAAGGGGACTTCGGCTCGGAGGCCAAACGCGTGGCCCCCAAGCGCCAGTCCGACCCCAGCATCCGCTCAGTGGCCTGTGAACCAGACGAGAGACTGTCTGCCGTTCGGAAGCCGGAGGCCAATTCTGTGCCTTCTCTTGTGTCGGCACTCAGCGTGCCCACCATGCAGCCCGCCAAGAGTCACGCAGCCGGTGCCCTGAACACCAGATCCGCCAGCAGCCCCGTGCCGGGATCACTCCAGTTCACCCACAGCTCCCTGGAACACATGTCCAGCGTGCAGTACCCTCCCATCCTAGTCACCAACAGCCACGGCGCCTCCGTCACTTACAGCGAACAGTTCCCCAAGTACGACTCCGTGAGCGACCACGGGTACTACTCGATGCTGAGTGATTTTTCCAACATGAGCATGAGCAGCATGCACAACGTGGACAGCTTCTGTAGCATGGAGCACGAGCATGGGGCGTACCAGAGGCCCCCGGGCCACCGTGCAGAGTCCTGCCTCAGCCACTCCACCAGcgactccttctcctcctacgGGGACCTGTACATGAGCTCCGTGGACAGCAGCCTGGACGACAGCGTGAAGGGCCAGCAGCAGTCTCCCGCTCAGAGCCGCCTCCAGGCCTTCTCCCACGGCTTCCATCACGACACCCTGACCAGGGTGCAGAGCTACGGCCCTGAGGAGCCCAAGCAGGGCCCCCGGAAGCAGTCCATATCCCACCTGGCTCCCCACACCCAGCACCCTGTGGTTGGAGCAAGGTCGAGCTGTCCTGGGGATTACCCCCTACCTCAGAACACgctcccctcctcgtcctcgcaGCCCGGGCGCTCACTGGGCATGACTCGCATGGACAGCATCTCCGACTCCCGGCTGTACGAGAGCAACCCCATGAGGCAGAGGAGGCCGGCTCCCGGCCTGAGGAGACCCCCTCTGTGCCGGGAGCAACATGCCAGCTGGGACCCTCTGCCGTGCGGCGAGTCGTATGGGTACCACTCGTTCCCCCTCAGCAACAGCCTGATGCAACCCTGCTGCGAGAAAGTCATGGTCCGCAGCATGCCTGACAAGATGGAGCAGATCTGGCGGTCGCCGTGGGAGAACCCGTTGCCGCACGAGCACCAGGAGCGCCACATCATCCCGGAGCATCAGTACCAAACGTACCGCAACCTCTGCAACATCTTTCCCGCTTACGTGGTTCATTCCGTCATGGAGAAGAACCCTCACCTGACCGACCCCCAGCAGCTAGCGGCCGTCATCGTCACCAAGCTGAGGTCGCGCCACTGA
- the fdx1b gene encoding ferredoxin 1b: MAKCFHLRSVLLRRMPGLPWISGIQGGCIRACGWNSQARILHSQSVSYSDSKVNSLPVDKVTIHFVNQDGIKTTTAVNEGQSLLDVVVNKNVDISGFGACEGTLACSTCHLVFEKKIHEKMEPMVDEEMDMLDLAYGLTKTSRLGCQVTVQRWMDGMTVYVPREMRNALGSKDSS; this comes from the exons ATGGCAAAGTGCTTCCACCTTCGCTCGGTCCTCCTCAGAAGAATGCCTGGTTTGCCGTGGATCTCTGGGATTCAGGGCGGCTGCATCCGTGCCTGCGGCTGGAACAGTCAGGCCAGAATCCTCCACTCTCAATCAGTTTCCTACTCTGATTCTAAAGTCAACAG TTTGCCAGTAGACAAAGTCACGATTCACTTTGTTAACCAAGATGGTATCAAAACAACCACAGCGGTAAACGAAGGGCAATCTCTGTTGGATGTCGTTGTCAACAAAAACGTGGATATTAGTGGGTTTG GCGCGTGTGAGGGCACGCTCGCGTGCTCCACCTGCCACCTCGTTTTTGAAAAGAAGATTCACGAGAAGATGGAGCCGATggtggatgaggagatggaCATGTTAGATTTAGCCTATGGTCTCACCAAGAC GTCTCGTCTCGGGTGTCAGGTGACGGTTCAGCGGTGGATGGACGGGATGACGGTGTATGTGCCTCGAGAGATGAGGAACGCTCTGGGATCCAAGGACAGCTCGTGA
- the arhgap20b gene encoding uncharacterized protein arhgap20b, producing MTPQQSVGPNSKANSNESRIQEKEKKMKTTLQRGQTGQSAIAKAFGKPRGHNRGAAQASTPRAGQVKSLMSQMSEFVMEERVQLSTGRQIQERHLFLFNDTLIIAKSKSSSSLKLKVRVSLCEVWLSLCTDEVAESKLSNKQSFVIGWPVTNYVVTFSSYEIKEKWLLALQWQINKSKEGEYPNNVNMKIVVMDTGKSAMVAVNVDSKDDVNKIIRIVAQQLGLSGRPADYRLWVILGKDEAPHPLIGHELPYSIILHCLRESAGLRSTISTNLPTVDGRLFLDQLLKEASGQRFILRAKSVSGGQGGTAHSSQRHVKRKKSLIDWALRRGSPCPSQSLSHSSASSQKLFGQGLSSICHHGNLPRPIMDMLYLLYQEGANTTGVFRRSANAKTCRELKEKLNSGGTVQLEGESVFVAAAVVTDFLRNLPGSVLSSGLYGQWMEALEGVDKIEMIQRMLRKLPADNITLLRYLFGLLYHIQEHSQHNQMNAFNLALCIAPNMLWPPGPTAPEEESQSTKKVAALIQLLIENTPTIFGDDVQRIFTEPKIESETSKESCQQLYGLDDWDPERPDTSPSTERKPDLVARRKLVLKKDKELFDFLDETDFLKRPHINEDGACSWENIKEMSACSSSSSLVGPRDLTSARDRCASEPSVCLGSPQLPAKIHIPVARQSSCDAAMMCGQDAPIRPGEELKRANGSKLVSGRSTFLRSPQAASRGWHHAQRLLTSSRSSASSLSSTATSPSGSSLSSIDSAFCSDSLSFPSEGSSLPFLFGSSARLRPLTPDTPKKFPKDWSVAFPMPEDLEWCNEDDEGEEEGVGETEFYQSTCTQNSKEPNLLSPSLFKLKGRQKPDFHLTGREREDSLRRGGEQVHWKEKNEAPVTSDETSIAHIQLKKTANVEVAGKNNREEVKRTKITFLSASNATLVRSQSDHLEAGCGVSLVTDTRGERQEDVELLSKTVKLHIPQTVFYGQNSSLVLQSVSTRQPPNARDDKVALFQTSLDRGDVTLGQLGGGNLPPQLSSKTFTKATSSISHTIRIKLPATVRNTVREYFSYSDSKSCNTEAKAVEKELLLSKQQWKSRMFDQKEKPSKLSQGEDSFV from the exons AAAATGAAAACGACGCTTCAGCGAGGACAGACTGGCCAGTCAGCCATCGCTAAGGCATTTGGGAAACCACGGGGCCACAACAG GGGTGCTGCCCAGGCCTCGACACCCAGAGCAGGGCAGGTCAAGAGCCTGATGTCCCAGATGTCAGAGTTTGTCATGGAGGAGCGCGTGCAGCTAAGCACAGGCCGGCAGATTCAGGAGAGACACTTGTTCCTCTTCAACGATACCCTCATCATCGCAAAATCAAA GTCATCATCAAGCCTGAAGCTGAAAGTAAGAGTGAGCCTGTGTGAGGTGTGGCTGTCGTTGTGTACGGACGAGGTTGCGGAGAGCAAATTGAGCAACAAGCAGTCCTTCGTCATCGGCTGGCCTGTCACTAATTATGTGGTGACCTTCAG cTCATATGAGATAAAGGAGAAGTGGCTGTTAGCTTTACAATG gCAAATCAACAAATCCAAAGAAGGGGAATATCCGAATAATGTCAACATGAAAATTGTTGTCATGGACACGGGAAAGAGTGCAATG GTGGCCGTGAATGTGGACAGCAAGGATGATGTAAATAAAATCATTAGGATTGTCGCCCAACAGTTGGGTCTCTCA GGCCGGCCGGCTGACTACCGTCTTTGGGTCATCCTGGGGAAAGATGAAgctccacaccccctcatcg GTCATGAGCTTCCCTACAGCATCATCCTTCACTGCCTGAGGGAAAGTGCCGGCCTGCGATCAACCATCTCTACCAACCTGCCGACTGTGGATGGCCGACTCTTCCTTGATCAGCTGCTGAAAGAAGCATCTGGTCAACGTTTCATCCTGAGGGCCAAGTCCGTcagtggaggtcagggaggaacaG CACATTCGTCTCAAAGACACGTAAAGAGGAAGAAGTCCCTGATAGACTGGGCTCTGAGGCGGgggtctccctgcccctcacaaTCACTTTCTCATTCCTCAGCTTCTTCTCAGAAGCTCTTCGGCCAGGGGCTGTCCTCCATCTGTCACCATGGAAACCTCCCCAGACCAATTATG GACATGCTGTACCTGCTGTACCAAGAGGGAGCAAACACGACAGGGGTCTTCCGTCGCTCAGCCAACGCTAAAACATGCCGTGAGCTGAAGGAGAAACTGAACTCGGGGGGCACTGTTCAGTTGGAAGGGGAGTCTGTGTTTGTGGCTGCAGCCGTCGTAACT GACTTTCTTCGTAACCTCCCTGGCAGTGTGCTTAGCTCTGGTCTCTACGGACAGTGGATGGAGGCCTTGGAGGGTGTGGATAAGATTGAGATGATacaaag GATGCTGAGGAAGCTTCCGGCTGATAACATCACTCTGCTGCGCTACCTGTTTGGCCTTCTGTACCACATTCAGGAACACTCACAACACAACCAGATGAACGCCTTCAACCTGGCCCTGTGCATCGCTCCCAACATGTTGTGGCCCCCAGGACCCACTGCACCGGAAGAAGAGAGTCAGTCCACCAAGAAG GTTGCAGCTCTCATACAGCTCCTCATCGAAAATACTCCAACCATATTTGGAGATGATGTTCAGAGGATTTTTACTGAACCAAAGATTGAATCTGAAACATCGAAAG AGTCTTGCCAGCAGCTCTACGGTCTAGACGACTGGGACCCAGAGAGGCCAGACACTTCTCCCTCCACAGAGAGAAAACCAGATCTCGTGGCTCGAAGAAAACTGGTCTTGAAGAAGGATAAAGAGCTCTTCGACTTCCTGGACGAGACTGACTTTTTGAAAAGGCCACACATCAACGAGGATGGCGCGTGTAGCTGGGAGAATATAAAGGAGATGTCTGCCTGTTCCAGCAGCTCCTCCCTGGTGGGCCCCCGGGACCTCACCTCAGCCAGAGACCGTTGTGCCTCTGAACCCAGCGTGTGTCTGGGCTCCCCCCAGCTCCCTGCAAAGATCCACATCCCAGTGGCCCGCCAGTCCAGCTGTGATGCTGCTATGATGTGTGGCCAGGACGCTCCCATCCGTCCTGGTGAGGAGCTGAAGAGGGCCAACGGTTCGAAGCTTGTCAGCGGCCGGTCTACCTTCCTGCGCTCTCCACAGGCCGCCTCCAGGGGCTGGCACCACGCCCAGCGGTTACTGACCTCCAGCAGGTCGAGTGCCTCCAGCCTCTCGTCCACAGCCACCTCCCCTTCCGGCTCGTCTCTGAGCTCCATAGACAGCGCCTTCTGCTCCGACTCGCTGTCTTTCCCCAGCGAAGGCAGCTCCCTGCCCTTCCTGTTTGGCTCCTCAGCACGCCTACGGCCCCTGACACCTGACACTCCAAAGAAGTTCCCGAAAGACTGGAGTGTTGCGTTCCCCATGCCGGAGGATTTGGAGTGGTGCAACGAGGAtgatgagggggaggaagaaggtgtaggagagacagagttctaCCAGTCCACATGCACTCAGAATAGTAAGGAGCCTAATCTTCTATCGCCTAGTCTCTTCAAACTGAAAGGGAGACAAAAGCCTGACTTTCATCTgacgggaagagagagggaggactctctcaggaggggaggagagcaggtgcACTGGAAGGAGAAGAACGAAGCCCCTGTGACATCAGACGAAACATCAATCGCTCACATTCAACTGAAAAAAACAGCCAATGTGGAGGTTGCTGGAAAAaacaacagagaggaggtgaagaggaccaAAATAACATTCCTCTCAGCTTCAAATGCGACACTGGTGAGAAGCCAGTCCGACCACTTAGAAGCTGGCTGTGGAGTGTCTCTGGTGACCGACACAAGGGGAGAACGGCAAGAGGATGTAGAGCTGCTGAGCAAAACAGTCAAGCTCCACATTCCCCAAACTGTGTTCTACGGCCAGAACAGTTCCCTGGTTCTACAATCTGTTTCAACCAGACAGCCTCCCAATGCCAGAGATGACAAAGTAGCATTGTTCCAAACCAGTTTGGACCGTGGTGATGTGACGTTAGGACAGCTGGGTGGAGGGAACCTCCCTCCACAGTTGTCCTCCAAAACCTTCACCAAGGCTACAAGCTCCATCAGTCACACAATTAGAATTAAACTGCCGGCAACAGTCCgaaacacagtcagagagtactTCAGTTACAGCGATAGCAAGAGCTGCAACACTGAAGCAAAAGCGGTGGAAAAAGAACTGCTGCTGAGCAAACAGCAGTGGAAAAGTAGAATGTTTGATCAAAAAGAGAAACCTTCGAAGCTGTCGCAGGGAGAAGACTCCTTTGTGTAG
- the shisa2a gene encoding shisa family member 2a, with protein MRILVALCFFGFMHGFADSSGEYCHEWADSYNFWHSGFQCPEKYDGPDAKYCCGTCALRYCCTAAEARLDQSSCVQETVLDRDNHEKNKEIAPKVPTYLPFLIVVSTFLSFVLIGTIVSICCCHCLKPKGQDHQNVSAPIQTGLLDAARMSPESMTPSRESSSSSTSTVRSTTLPREPNTFTLGSEVNMSMYAPLSNGYPVSGSQSNHYLHHAQPPGPFYQPYMNYGIPPEHPMLMAQNFVDNRPVYGPSLVRPIPQTRMHTEKLYTGVTI; from the exons ATGCGTATTTTAGTTGCTCTGTGCTTTTTTGGTTTCATGCACGGATTTGCGGACAGTTCTGGGGAGTATTGTCACGAATGGGCAGATTCGTATAACTTTTGGCACAGCGGTTTCCAGTGCCCGGAGAAATACGACGGTCCAGACGCAAAGTACTGCTGTGGTACTTGTGCGCTTCGTTACTGTTGCACCGCAGCTGAGGCGAGATTGGACCAGAGCTCCTGTGTGCAAGAAACCGTTTTGGATCGAGACAATCAcgaaaaaaacaaagaaattgcACCTAAAG tgCCCACTTATCTACCATTTTTGATAGTTGTGAGCACATTCTTATCCTTTGTGCTAATTGGCACCATTGTGTCCATATGTTGTTGCCATTGTCTGAAGCCCAAAGGACAGGATCATCAGAATGTTTCAGCGCCCATCCAGACTGGCCTGTTGGACGCTGCCAGAATGTCCCCTGAGAGCATGACTCCATCTCGCGAGTCCAGCTCAAGTTCCACCTCAACTGTTAGATCGACCACGTTACCAAGAGAACCAAATACATTCACACTTGGCTCCGAGGTCAACATGAGCATGTATGCGCCTTTGAGTAACGGATATCCAGTCTCAGGATCCCAGTCCAATCATTATCTACATCACGCACAGCCGCCTGGACCTTTTTATCAGCCCTACATGAACTATGGAATCCCTCCAGAACATCCAATGCTAATGGCGCAAAACTTTGTTGATAATCGACCAGTGTACGGACCGTCGCTAGTCCGTCCTATTCCTCAGACACGTATGCACACAGAAAAGTTATATACTGGCGTAACAATATGA
- the las1l gene encoding ribosomal biogenesis protein LAS1L, which translates to MKKKNTDKRRHVVAWINKAEWDQVLEYLYSKDCVLQKYALHRISAWKGRYAHTTPIAVENTADLVRCQILDNSGKLEADDLVLLYGTALVRFVNSMTERLQKKVAQPLRRLASQLKIPEWIVNLRHEITHRKLPTLKWCRKGCQFVLEWLQQEYWSRQLVGGLNNDWDSASDGEEGEELQKQENELIDRQKEVETYKTTRELLISYEKEQFQTFEELTGGDQQKRVWPAPSADMSWILAQIKHFALESSETLIDVLLEDGFLVPTVEQLESLGVDVSDNADPTAPCLPRVFLRFWLPLLRLLTSPLLVHLLLEKMFQELKQQSGESNTHSCYYLAAWISELLLCNITRSEYHYETKIEKKARIRDRIFTNRIHLKCQQLLSACLDTPCLASPHLLKQILEDMDHPFPVDTQQKLLRLCSIYTQEPPSESHPSQELSGQTIYTLESLHERLSRSKRPASGQRPKAGCGPPGALPGRTEAGQEQLSADVLAERARELQGSPWQVCTDKVQWSSFPLGKVPGQSEDPSFLMVENYSTITVFDQQGAIESASHHNVHMGAPPPLRANNGSLWTHSDVSKLKAGLQLF; encoded by the exons atgaagaaaaaaaatacagatAAGAGACGGCACGTTGTTGCATGGATCAACAAGGCAGAGTGGGACCAAGTTCTTGAGTACCTGTATTCAAAGGATTGTGTTCTGCAAAAATATGCTCTACACAGAATATCTGCATGGAAGGGCAG GTATGCCCATACGACTCCAATTGCGGTTGAGAACACAGCAGACCTTGTACGGTGTCAAATACTTGACAACTCTGGGAAGCTGGAAGCGGACGATCTTGTTCTGTTGTATGGCACTGCGCTCGTGAG GTTTGTCAATTCAATGACAGAACGTCTGCAGAAGAAGGTTGCCCAACCTTTGAGAAGGTTAGCGAGCCAG TTAAAGATTCCGGAGTGGATCGTTAACCTCAGGCATGAGATAACTCACCGTAAGCTCCCAACCTTGAAATGGTGTCGTAAGG GTTGTCAGTTTGTGCTGGAGTGGCTGCAGCAAGAGTACTGGTCCAGGCAGCTTGTCGGCGGCCTTAACAACGACTGGGACTCCGCCTCTGATggcgaagagggggaggagctacagAAGCAGGAGAACGAGCTCatcgacagacagaaagaagtgGAAACTTACA AGACAACACGGGAACTCTTGATATCGTATGAAAAAGAGCAGTTTCAG ACATTTGAAGAGTTGACAGGAGGAGACCAACAGAAGAGGGTGTGGCCAGCCCCCTCTGCAGACATGAGCTGGATCCTCGCTCAAATCAAGCACTTCGCCCTCGAGTCTAG TGAAACACTTATAGACGTGCTGTTGGAAGATGGGTTTCTGGTTCCAACTGTTGAACAGCTAGAGTCTCTAGGTGTTGATGTGTCAG ATAATGCCGACCCCACTGCCCCTTGCCTTCCTCGGGTGTTCCTGCGCTTCTGGCTGCCCCTGCTGAGGTTGCTGACCTCCCCGCTCCTCGTCCACCTGCTCCTGGAGAAGATGTTCCAGGAGCTGAAGCAGCAGTCTGGAGAGAGCAACACGCACAGCTGCTACTACCTAGCTGCCTGGATCTCCGAGCTCCTCCTCTGCAACATCACAA GAAGTGAATACCATTACGAAACTAAGATTGAGAAAAAGGCCAGAATAAGGGACAGGATTTTCACGAACCGAATCCATCTGAAATGTCAGCAGCTTCTGTCAGCGTGCCTGGATACTCCCTGCCTGGCCTCGCCTCACCTCCTCAAACA GATCCTGGAGGACATGGATCATCCGTTCCCTGTGGACACGCAGCAGAAGCTGCTAAGACTGTGCTCCATCTACACGCAGGAGCCCCCCTCAGAGAGCCACCCCTCCCAGGAGCTCTCAGGACAGACCATCTACACCCTGGAGAGCCTTCACGAGAGGCTGAGCCGCTCCAAGCGCCCGGCCTCCGGCCAGCGTCCCAAGGCAGGGTGTGGCCCCCCGGGAGCCCTGCCGGGGAGGACGGAGGCCGGGCAGGAGCAGCTGAGCGCAGACGTCCTGGctgagagagccagggagcTACAAGGCTCCCCCTGGCAGGTGTGCACag ACAAGGTCCAGTGGAGCAGCTTCCCTCTGGGGAAAGTTCCAGGCCAATCGGAGGATCCCTCCTTCCTCATGGTAGAGAACTACTCCACCATTACCGTTTTCGACCAGCAGGGGGCGATAGAGAGCGCCTCACATCACAACGTGCATATGGG GGCCCCTCCGCCTCTCAGAGCCAACAACGGATCTCTCTGGACACACAGTGACGTCAGCAAGTTAAAAGCTGGACTGCAACTGTTTTAA